A part of Paenibacillus donghaensis genomic DNA contains:
- the fabZ gene encoding 3-hydroxyacyl-ACP dehydratase FabZ encodes MDKQRILKFLPHRDPFLFVDDILEIQHKQKVIGIRQVKADEPWAAGHFPGDPVFPGVLLIETMAQIGSFVFYNELSAAHGLDSYLAQVEKVKFVRKVRPGQTLTCEGRFISEFGNFARVSCCAKVADETVSEAVITYYFSVEGGQQ; translated from the coding sequence ATGGACAAGCAGCGAATTCTGAAGTTCCTTCCACACCGCGACCCTTTTTTGTTCGTGGATGACATTCTGGAGATTCAGCACAAGCAGAAGGTGATTGGCATTAGACAGGTGAAGGCGGATGAGCCGTGGGCTGCGGGACATTTTCCGGGAGATCCCGTCTTTCCGGGCGTCCTGCTCATCGAGACGATGGCACAGATCGGAAGCTTTGTATTCTATAACGAATTATCAGCTGCTCACGGACTGGACTCCTATTTGGCACAAGTGGAGAAGGTTAAATTTGTCAGGAAGGTGCGTCCGGGCCAAACGCTGACTTGCGAGGGCAGGTTCATCAGTGAATTTGGCAATTTTGCCCGAGTGAGCTGTTGCGCTAAGGTTGCGGATGAGACCGTGAGCGAAGCTGTAATCACCTATTATTTCAGTGTAGAAGGAGGTCAACAGTGA
- a CDS encoding beta-ketoacyl synthase N-terminal-like domain-containing protein: MSAVWITGIGMISRLGCTLPQIWEGLCNPAVEGVHGQTGPVAIPELLPRAKMRRMDRYAYMTVYTSQIIADEAGLENFRPERTGTIFNTGYGPLNTNLAFGESVAMGDPDCASPMLFSSTVSNACVGHVAIQLGLKGVSTVLMGSNHIGYSLDLLLDNRADAILTGGVEEYCEPLFRSFKSIGQSGSTQVPLSEGAATLLLERSSHVSSDRVPSVLCEVLAYSEGNLGGHPLVEPELILSSAGFLMVMSNALEQAGLTPDRIQLVIKAASGTASCDEAEAEALDRLFVDKVQTCAPKHALGETLGASLAMNTAIGALCLQKQEVPQPVLGSAASAELHYVLVNAYDVSGNLTSLVLGRAHE; the protein is encoded by the coding sequence GTGAGCGCTGTATGGATTACCGGAATCGGGATGATCAGCAGGCTCGGCTGTACGCTGCCGCAAATTTGGGAAGGCCTGTGTAATCCTGCTGTGGAAGGCGTTCACGGGCAGACAGGTCCTGTTGCCATCCCTGAGCTGCTCCCGCGCGCCAAGATGAGAAGAATGGACCGCTATGCTTATATGACCGTCTATACGAGTCAGATCATTGCAGATGAAGCCGGTCTGGAGAATTTCCGGCCCGAGCGGACAGGAACCATCTTCAATACTGGCTATGGGCCGCTGAACACTAACTTGGCTTTTGGAGAGAGTGTCGCTATGGGAGATCCCGACTGTGCCAGTCCGATGTTGTTCTCAAGCACCGTTTCCAACGCCTGCGTGGGCCATGTAGCCATTCAGTTGGGACTCAAAGGTGTGAGCACAGTTCTGATGGGCAGCAATCACATCGGGTATTCCCTCGACCTTCTGCTGGACAATCGTGCGGATGCGATCCTTACAGGTGGCGTGGAGGAATATTGCGAACCTCTCTTCCGCTCCTTCAAGAGCATTGGCCAGTCCGGCAGTACACAGGTGCCGCTCTCGGAAGGAGCAGCCACGCTGCTGCTGGAGCGGAGCAGTCATGTCAGTTCGGACAGAGTCCCTTCCGTACTATGCGAGGTGCTGGCCTACAGCGAAGGCAATCTTGGAGGACATCCGTTGGTGGAGCCGGAGCTGATCTTAAGTAGTGCAGGCTTCCTGATGGTGATGAGCAATGCCTTGGAGCAAGCCGGCCTCACGCCGGATAGAATCCAGCTTGTCATTAAGGCAGCCAGCGGAACGGCCAGCTGCGATGAGGCAGAAGCTGAAGCGCTGGACCGACTGTTCGTGGACAAGGTTCAGACCTGCGCTCCCAAACATGCACTCGGGGAGACGCTTGGGGCATCCTTGGCAATGAACACAGCGATTGGTGCGTTATGCTTGCAGAAGCAGGAGGTTCCGCAGCCCGTCCTCGGTTCTGCCGCATCCGCCGAGCTGCATTATGTGCTGGTCAACGCTTATGATGTGAGCGGGAATTTGACCAGCCTGGTTCTGGGGCGTGCCCATGAATAA
- the fabG gene encoding 3-oxoacyl-[acyl-carrier-protein] reductase, with product MNNGPLAGQVALVTGGGRGIGQAVVEKLSRLGAQVAFTYRTSEESAERLAAELVKTGSLVTAYSLDVRDKEAIASLVLQVKQDFGGIDILVNNAGITADGFLMLMDDENWQNVLDTNLSSMFYMIRQVLPLMIAKRAGSIVNLTSVAGLHGVAGQTNYCAAKAGIIGLTQALSKEIAVKNIRVNAVAPGYIDTDMVSALNENNRTAFLQRIPMRRWGKAEEVANAVAFLASAEAAYISGQVLVVDGGLT from the coding sequence ATGAATAACGGGCCGCTGGCAGGACAGGTAGCACTTGTAACAGGCGGCGGGCGGGGAATAGGCCAAGCCGTCGTGGAGAAGCTGTCCCGTCTGGGAGCACAGGTCGCCTTTACTTACCGGACCTCGGAAGAATCGGCGGAGCGGCTTGCAGCGGAGCTTGTCAAGACAGGCAGCTTGGTGACCGCCTATTCTCTGGACGTCAGGGACAAGGAAGCGATAGCTTCCCTTGTCCTGCAGGTGAAGCAAGATTTCGGCGGCATCGATATTCTGGTCAACAACGCGGGCATTACGGCAGACGGCTTCCTGATGCTGATGGACGACGAGAACTGGCAGAATGTGCTGGATACGAACCTGAGCAGTATGTTCTATATGATCAGACAGGTGCTTCCGCTAATGATAGCCAAACGTGCCGGCAGCATTGTTAATCTGACCTCGGTCGCCGGGCTCCATGGTGTAGCCGGCCAGACGAATTACTGCGCGGCCAAAGCGGGAATCATCGGCTTGACCCAGGCGTTGTCCAAAGAAATCGCCGTCAAGAACATCCGGGTCAATGCCGTAGCTCCAGGCTACATTGATACGGACATGGTTAGCGCGCTAAATGAGAACAACCGCACCGCGTTCCTGCAGCGGATTCCGATGCGCAGATGGGGGAAAGCGGAAGAAGTCGCGAACGCCGTTGCGTTTCTCGCCTCGGCCGAAGCCGCCTACATCTCCGGCCAAGTGCTGGTTGTAGACGGGGGACTTACTTAA
- a CDS encoding phytoene desaturase family protein — translation MKGSESYEVIVIGAGIAGLAAAALLSSRGYSTCLLEKEDTVGGSLYTLERSGHRLQGGPHHIGGMADGELVHSLLSELGLYDPELFLQSPPLQARIGDDQISVPFVLEELHRELQAAFPGESPRLSDFFRELVQFRAALNSNDRELVLGYFQRWSRMTYAQYLRSFFDHPEIHVYLSVLGPAYGAITPEGNAFTMLSMMATYGSGAYYVKGGMYRLAELLHQSILKHGGTVLTGTRMEYAGMEGRTLSSVFARKDGQLLQLSGSMFISAGNFLPLYQELKSGLNNRRLDTKIASMTPGPAALRLLMCLPPSGRVPGSSDYIVLPSWRTEDWPAAMFYNSKTAAEGEQSISMISFPTKVDATLSPAGEHHLLLTVLTLPGQTVQGGPEAREANKAILTGTIHRQFPDLRLDLQQSWLMTPGDLERRTGGIGGSVFGWRRGGSDVIHANAIGPRSFLDNLYVAGNWGPSFGLFGSLYSAAEVARLITEREPRAMLHQ, via the coding sequence ATGAAGGGTTCAGAATCTTATGAGGTTATTGTCATCGGAGCCGGAATAGCCGGGCTTGCGGCAGCAGCTCTGTTATCTAGCAGAGGATACAGCACTTGTCTGCTGGAGAAGGAAGATACGGTAGGCGGCAGCCTGTACACCTTGGAACGCAGCGGGCATCGGCTGCAAGGCGGCCCTCACCATATCGGCGGGATGGCTGATGGTGAGCTTGTACACAGTCTTCTAAGCGAGCTGGGACTGTATGATCCCGAGCTGTTTCTGCAGAGTCCCCCGCTGCAGGCCAGGATAGGTGATGATCAAATATCCGTCCCGTTTGTGCTGGAGGAGCTGCACAGGGAACTGCAGGCAGCGTTCCCGGGGGAATCGCCCCGTCTGTCCGACTTCTTCCGGGAATTGGTTCAATTCCGGGCTGCGCTGAACAGCAATGACCGGGAGCTTGTCCTGGGTTATTTCCAGCGCTGGAGCCGTATGACGTATGCTCAATATTTGCGATCGTTTTTTGATCATCCGGAGATTCATGTCTACCTCAGCGTGCTTGGACCCGCCTATGGAGCGATCACGCCGGAGGGCAACGCCTTCACGATGCTGAGTATGATGGCCACCTATGGCTCCGGGGCTTATTACGTCAAAGGGGGCATGTACAGGCTGGCCGAATTGCTGCACCAGTCCATTCTTAAGCACGGTGGAACCGTTCTGACGGGTACCCGAATGGAGTATGCTGGAATGGAGGGCAGAACGTTAAGCAGCGTATTTGCCCGCAAGGATGGACAACTGCTGCAGCTGTCGGGGTCCATGTTTATCTCCGCAGGTAATTTCCTGCCGCTCTATCAGGAGCTGAAGAGCGGGCTGAACAATCGCCGTCTGGATACCAAAATTGCCTCGATGACACCGGGACCGGCTGCCCTCCGGCTGTTGATGTGCCTGCCTCCTTCCGGTAGGGTGCCAGGCAGTAGTGATTATATTGTGCTCCCCTCCTGGCGAACGGAGGACTGGCCGGCTGCCATGTTCTACAACAGCAAAACAGCCGCCGAAGGAGAACAATCTATTTCGATGATATCTTTTCCGACCAAGGTTGATGCAACCCTATCCCCTGCGGGAGAACATCATTTGCTGTTGACCGTGCTCACCTTGCCCGGGCAGACGGTTCAGGGAGGGCCAGAGGCCAGGGAAGCCAACAAAGCTATCCTGACCGGAACGATTCACCGGCAATTCCCTGATCTGCGGCTGGATCTGCAGCAGAGCTGGTTAATGACGCCGGGAGATCTGGAGCGGCGTACAGGAGGAATCGGCGGCTCGGTATTCGGCTGGCGCAGGGGCGGCAGTGATGTGATCCACGCGAATGCGATCGGCCCAAGGAGCTTCCTGGACAATTTGTATGTTGCCGGGAACTGGGGGCCAAGCTTCGGATTATTTGGTTCCTTGTATTCTGCCGCCGAGGTTGCGAGACTGATTACAGAACGGGAGCCACGCGCCATGCTCCATCAATAA
- a CDS encoding ABC transporter permease encodes MLSYSFRSLIYNRNKYILLSLLSVLAFGFIYFILAVLGLLISPSADGFAEEAQQSFLVLMIGFVVIFTLSVSMVISTVFYMFYTMRKPEMKVLRTLGASRATLNRTYLIEMSLLSLIISLISFLCGSAITAVFFTYYQESYVWDGRVVLIFFLLSNAVFLSMAYRQFTKVLREIDGVKKGRARRTKGQAGNKLTARLVTGCVFVGLGLSSIAYPRLQDAFTLIGVMILIKPLIGLLLYGLEQLLHSLRASSLLLAVQQMRFNFNKISSLVANVAVSLALIVMMFSLYHSLESSAVEYSARQMQYDAVAQLNQPVQDTWLQEQKGLEGTLAYTAGVEPSGRSITLTGISKTFTASQTLDFKSGSLDDLWKSAGDKQTAAVIPESLSINAGLDIGDTLNLKVQDRLVTLTVAGTFYSYNLNQIYVDKEQLAGQLATGGGQSNLLYVQGPLPEAEAALKNGAPGGYQLLPKDELLEGYREGILNGTEMVETFLYVYLVISVFLIINMFVMSMEERSRVHAGLRVLGVRKSRLIWMNVFEAALLIVAGSVAGAIIGWLLNSGVPSFVESSFGVRVSISEPLPLLLIVFGAAQLLTIAFPALLGVISMNGRQMLLVDKEE; translated from the coding sequence ATGCTCTCATACAGTTTTCGCAGTCTTATCTATAACAGAAACAAATATATCCTATTATCGCTTCTCAGTGTGCTGGCCTTTGGTTTTATCTATTTCATCCTGGCGGTGCTTGGGCTTTTGATCAGCCCGTCCGCAGATGGTTTTGCTGAAGAGGCGCAGCAGAGTTTTCTCGTGCTGATGATTGGGTTTGTAGTGATTTTTACCCTTTCCGTTAGCATGGTCATTTCGACTGTGTTCTACATGTTCTATACCATGCGCAAGCCTGAAATGAAGGTGCTGCGGACCTTGGGTGCCTCGCGGGCCACCCTGAACCGGACTTATCTTATCGAGATGTCATTGCTGAGCCTGATCATCAGCTTGATCAGCTTCCTGTGTGGCAGTGCGATTACAGCGGTGTTTTTTACCTATTATCAAGAAAGCTATGTGTGGGACGGAAGGGTTGTGCTGATCTTCTTCCTGCTATCCAATGCGGTATTCCTGTCAATGGCTTACCGTCAGTTCACCAAAGTGCTGAGGGAGATAGACGGCGTCAAGAAGGGCCGCGCCCGCCGAACCAAGGGTCAGGCAGGAAACAAGCTGACCGCAAGGCTCGTAACAGGCTGTGTCTTCGTAGGCTTGGGCTTGTCTTCAATAGCTTATCCGAGACTGCAGGATGCGTTCACGCTGATCGGTGTCATGATTCTAATTAAACCGCTGATCGGCCTGCTGTTATATGGTTTGGAGCAGTTGCTGCATTCCTTGCGGGCTTCCAGTCTGTTGTTGGCCGTCCAGCAGATGAGGTTCAATTTCAACAAAATCAGCTCGCTTGTAGCCAACGTAGCGGTCTCCCTGGCGCTCATCGTGATGATGTTCAGCCTGTATCATTCCCTTGAAAGCAGTGCGGTTGAATATTCAGCCCGGCAGATGCAATATGATGCTGTGGCACAGCTGAATCAGCCCGTACAGGATACCTGGCTTCAGGAGCAGAAAGGGCTGGAAGGCACGCTGGCCTATACTGCTGGGGTAGAGCCTTCCGGCAGATCGATCACCCTGACGGGCATCTCGAAGACGTTTACCGCCAGTCAGACGCTTGATTTCAAATCCGGCAGCTTGGATGACCTGTGGAAATCAGCCGGAGACAAGCAGACAGCGGCGGTGATCCCGGAATCCTTGTCCATTAATGCAGGGCTGGACATTGGCGATACACTGAATCTCAAGGTTCAGGACCGCCTAGTAACGCTCACAGTAGCCGGGACATTCTATAGCTACAACCTCAATCAGATTTATGTGGATAAAGAGCAGCTGGCAGGTCAACTGGCAACCGGCGGCGGGCAGAGCAATCTGCTGTACGTACAAGGGCCACTGCCCGAGGCGGAAGCAGCTTTGAAGAATGGAGCCCCCGGAGGATATCAGCTTCTGCCTAAGGATGAGCTGCTGGAAGGATACCGTGAAGGGATTCTGAACGGCACGGAGATGGTAGAGACCTTTCTATATGTGTATCTGGTGATCAGTGTGTTCCTGATTATCAACATGTTCGTCATGTCGATGGAGGAGAGAAGCCGGGTGCATGCCGGGCTGCGTGTGCTGGGGGTGCGTAAGAGCCGGCTGATCTGGATGAATGTCTTTGAAGCTGCCCTCTTGATTGTTGCAGGCAGTGTGGCCGGTGCTATTATCGGCTGGCTGCTGAACAGTGGCGTGCCGTCCTTTGTAGAATCGTCCTTTGGAGTTAGAGTGTCAATTTCGGAACCGCTGCCGCTGCTGCTGATTGTCTTCGGAGCTGCCCAGCTTCTGACCATTGCTTTTCCTGCGCTGCTTGGCGTCATTTCAATGAACGGCAGACAAATGCTGCTGGTGGACAAGGAGGAATAA
- a CDS encoding ABC transporter ATP-binding protein, which yields MSIELAQLQHAYPQCPPVLQDFNLTLSGGELIGVTGASGSGKSTLLNIAGGILKPDAGRVTLNGIDIFGMKERPFEKFKLANIGYIFQRFNLIPFLNVLDNIMLPVTLLKADRRQYKQEALRLLESLNMEHKAKSPVAELSGGEQQRVAIARAFIMSPGVLLADEPTGSLDYDNTIQFMELLLALVKQKKVSCILVTHDREVANYCDRVIHLGKDERRSPA from the coding sequence GTGAGTATAGAGCTTGCACAACTGCAACATGCCTATCCGCAGTGCCCGCCGGTCCTGCAAGATTTTAACCTGACCCTCTCTGGCGGAGAATTGATTGGGGTAACCGGGGCATCGGGGAGCGGTAAGAGCACACTGCTTAATATTGCCGGTGGAATCCTGAAGCCTGATGCAGGACGGGTTACCCTGAACGGAATCGATATCTTCGGGATGAAGGAACGCCCCTTTGAGAAGTTCAAGCTGGCGAACATCGGCTATATTTTTCAGAGATTTAATCTGATTCCTTTCCTGAACGTGCTGGATAATATTATGCTTCCGGTCACCTTGCTGAAAGCGGACAGGCGGCAATATAAGCAGGAGGCGCTGCGGCTGCTGGAGAGCCTGAATATGGAACACAAAGCGAAGTCTCCCGTTGCAGAGCTGTCCGGCGGTGAGCAGCAGCGGGTCGCCATTGCGAGGGCGTTCATTATGAGCCCGGGGGTGCTGCTGGCCGATGAGCCTACCGGCAGCCTGGATTACGACAATACCATCCAATTCATGGAGTTGCTGCTTGCACTGGTGAAGCAGAAGAAGGTAAGCTGCATTCTGGTCACACATGATAGGGAAGTGGCGAACTATTGTGACCGGGTTATTCATCTCGGCAAAGATGAAAGGAGAAGTCCGGCATGA
- a CDS encoding radical SAM/SPASM domain-containing protein: protein MKEFFVIPSENYDIVYHSSSHKVYKLNSSARMKLQDEAVFAALPAQPTLPELLEMPMNEHKKPSINFMSSRTCNLGCKYCFAGEGEYSSSEIKPKFIAPDIYAKTLDSMIAKYPQGLEYISFFGGEPLLDFKTIKETVLLTENKFEQAGIPLPRICISTNGMLFREPVLEFVKEHRIEVGLSLDGPKALNDLGRTCKGKDKNRISVYDQVLQVAAQLREHQIDYKVQITLNKHHINAYREGIVKEWFDEMGDVIKTNITVCPVTTDDPEFQISGERDYAILDLMAREMVHYYYKEYSKDHPERLASIFVSPMVFILNGKVARSCAAGESMVLVDTDGAVYPCQMYCNNDEYLLGSVQTDYQMLTTNNNTYKRIHNDPCSECIAQNLCAMWCKGLQLMTHGEESHVLPERCVFQKAVVEENIKLLAQIKTQKDSTSSKLIGKLYESLKVRS from the coding sequence ATGAAGGAGTTTTTCGTCATTCCAAGCGAGAACTATGATATTGTGTACCACTCCAGCAGCCATAAGGTGTACAAGTTGAACTCTTCCGCGCGTATGAAGCTCCAGGATGAAGCTGTTTTTGCTGCGCTTCCTGCCCAGCCAACCTTGCCGGAATTGCTTGAAATGCCGATGAACGAGCATAAGAAGCCTTCGATTAATTTCATGTCCTCCAGAACCTGCAATTTGGGCTGCAAATATTGTTTTGCAGGCGAAGGAGAATACAGCAGCAGCGAGATCAAACCGAAATTCATCGCACCGGATATTTACGCGAAGACGCTGGACAGCATGATAGCCAAGTATCCGCAAGGCTTGGAATATATCAGTTTTTTTGGCGGAGAACCTCTGCTGGACTTCAAGACGATTAAAGAAACGGTCCTGCTCACGGAAAACAAGTTTGAACAGGCCGGGATTCCGCTTCCGAGGATATGCATCAGCACCAATGGCATGTTGTTCCGGGAGCCGGTACTGGAATTTGTGAAGGAACACCGGATTGAGGTGGGGCTTAGTCTTGACGGGCCCAAAGCCCTGAACGACCTGGGCAGAACCTGCAAAGGCAAAGACAAGAACAGAATCAGCGTATATGACCAGGTCTTGCAGGTAGCCGCCCAGCTGCGGGAACATCAGATCGATTATAAAGTACAGATCACACTGAACAAACACCATATTAATGCATACCGCGAAGGCATTGTGAAAGAATGGTTCGATGAGATGGGCGATGTGATCAAGACGAATATTACAGTCTGCCCTGTCACTACGGACGATCCGGAATTTCAAATTTCGGGGGAACGGGATTATGCCATTCTGGACTTAATGGCCAGAGAAATGGTGCATTACTATTACAAGGAATACAGCAAAGACCACCCGGAGAGACTGGCTTCCATTTTTGTTTCTCCGATGGTATTTATTCTTAACGGCAAGGTTGCCAGAAGCTGCGCTGCCGGTGAATCTATGGTGCTGGTGGATACGGATGGTGCGGTCTATCCTTGCCAGATGTACTGTAATAATGACGAGTATCTGCTGGGAAGTGTGCAGACCGATTATCAGATGTTAACTACGAATAACAACACATATAAGCGTATTCATAACGATCCTTGCTCGGAATGTATCGCCCAGAATTTATGCGCCATGTGGTGCAAGGGGCTGCAGCTGATGACACATGGGGAAGAGAGTCACGTCTTGCCTGAACGCTGTGTGTTTCAGAAGGCGGTTGTAGAAGAGAATATTAAGCTGCTGGCGCAGATCAAGACACAGAAGGACAGCACCTCCAGCAAGCTGATCGGGAAGCTCTATGAATCCTTGAAGGTCAGAAGTTAA
- a CDS encoding GntR family transcriptional regulator, translating into MSLKDEIMNELKQDILSLQLKPGTIISETALSERFKLSRTPIRDILKQLSLEDYINIYPKKGNIVSYIDLDSVEQIIYLRSALEKQLFKDLAGQLPLKAVHELNQLLALQEQAIHSDQASQHFLKLDDAFHQTLFRWAGREFLWGLLQQFNVHYVRYRNLCMLKKDKLLDIHKEHQAMVQIILQGETLKIDDSVHHHLRADMDSLDFQEPYSHYIKK; encoded by the coding sequence ATGTCCCTAAAAGATGAGATTATGAATGAGCTGAAGCAGGATATCCTCTCCCTGCAATTGAAACCGGGCACCATCATCAGCGAAACGGCTCTGTCCGAGCGTTTCAAGCTGTCGCGCACCCCTATCCGTGACATTCTGAAGCAGCTGTCGCTGGAAGACTATATCAATATCTATCCCAAAAAGGGGAATATCGTCTCTTACATTGATCTGGACTCCGTAGAGCAGATTATTTATCTGCGCAGTGCGCTGGAGAAGCAGCTGTTCAAGGATCTGGCAGGGCAGCTTCCGCTCAAAGCTGTCCATGAGCTGAATCAGCTGCTTGCGCTGCAGGAACAGGCTATACATAGCGATCAGGCTTCACAGCATTTTTTGAAGTTGGACGACGCTTTTCACCAGACCTTGTTCCGCTGGGCGGGGCGCGAATTCCTCTGGGGTCTGCTTCAGCAGTTTAATGTGCATTATGTAAGATACCGCAACCTCTGTATGTTGAAGAAGGACAAGCTGCTGGATATCCATAAAGAGCATCAGGCCATGGTTCAGATTATTCTCCAGGGTGAGACCCTGAAGATCGACGACTCTGTTCACCACCATCTGCGTGCGGATATGGATTCACTGGACTTTCAAGAGCCTTATAGCCACTATATTAAGAAGTGA
- the uxuA gene encoding mannonate dehydratase, with translation MKMTWRWYGEGNDNITLDHVRQIPGVMGIVWSLHDKVAGEVWEMERIQQAADQITAKGFSPAVVESVNIHDDIKIGLPTRDKYIDIYIDTIRKLSKVGVKVICYNFMPIFDWTRTELYKELPDGSNALFYEKAAITDNPQAMVDRILSGSKGFTMPGWEPERLAKLDELFAAYKPVTEDVLLENLKYFLERIIPVCEEVDVKMAIHPDDPAWPIFGLPRIIRSREHIRKFLALVDSPYNGLTFCTGSLGTSAENDLPAMIREFHDRIHFAHIRNVKRFDNGDFIEVSHRGQDGSVDVAEVVRAYHECGFQGYVRPDHGRHLWGEEANCRPGYGLYDRAMGIMYLLGVWDSLDNGSRGNR, from the coding sequence ATGAAGATGACATGGAGATGGTATGGGGAAGGGAATGACAATATCACCCTTGACCATGTGCGGCAGATTCCGGGAGTAATGGGCATTGTGTGGTCGCTGCACGACAAGGTGGCTGGAGAGGTCTGGGAGATGGAACGGATTCAGCAAGCTGCCGATCAGATTACAGCCAAGGGCTTCAGTCCTGCCGTTGTTGAGAGCGTTAACATCCATGATGATATCAAAATTGGCCTGCCCACAAGAGACAAATACATCGACATTTATATCGATACCATCCGCAAGCTGAGCAAGGTTGGGGTCAAGGTGATCTGCTATAATTTCATGCCTATATTCGACTGGACGCGCACTGAGCTGTATAAAGAGCTGCCGGACGGCTCCAATGCGCTTTTTTATGAAAAAGCAGCCATTACCGATAATCCGCAAGCGATGGTGGACCGGATTCTCAGCGGGTCCAAGGGCTTCACTATGCCGGGCTGGGAGCCGGAACGGCTGGCGAAGCTGGATGAGCTGTTCGCAGCGTACAAGCCGGTAACCGAGGATGTTCTCCTGGAGAATCTGAAATATTTCCTGGAGCGGATCATTCCGGTATGTGAAGAGGTGGACGTCAAGATGGCGATTCATCCGGATGACCCGGCCTGGCCGATCTTTGGATTGCCGCGCATTATCCGCAGCCGGGAGCATATCCGCAAATTCCTTGCGCTTGTGGACAGTCCCTACAATGGCTTGACCTTCTGTACAGGTTCTCTGGGCACAAGTGCGGAGAATGATCTGCCGGCGATGATCCGCGAATTCCATGACCGGATTCATTTCGCCCATATCCGCAATGTGAAGCGGTTTGACAATGGCGATTTCATTGAGGTCTCGCATCGCGGGCAGGATGGAAGCGTCGATGTAGCCGAAGTGGTCAGAGCCTATCATGAATGCGGGTTCCAGGGGTATGTCCGCCCCGATCATGGGCGGCATCTGTGGGGAGAAGAGGCAAACTGCAGACCCGGATACGGACTCTACGATAGGGCGATGGGCATTATGTATCTGCTGGGCGTGTGGGACAGCCTGGACAATGGCAGCAGGGGGAATCGATGA